Genomic DNA from Telopea speciosissima isolate NSW1024214 ecotype Mountain lineage chromosome 2, Tspe_v1, whole genome shotgun sequence:
GTTCATGAATAGAGTTCAAAGAGGGAGTACATCTGAAGACAACACCTACTACAAAAGGACTGATATACTATAAAGAAGGTGAAGCTCGAAGTTCCCTACTTTGTTGGACAAACGGATCCAAACTTGTTCCTTGATTGGGTTAGATTCTCTAAAGGaatattttgactggtatgaaATGATTGGGGCAAGGAAGCTTCACTTTGTTTACTTGCAATTGACTGGTCGTGCTAGAGAATGGTGGAGATTCTATGAAGAAATGCTTAAAGTTAGAAGATGTGAACGTAAGACTTAGGAAGAGATGAAGCATGAGTTAAAGAAAAAGTACCTAGCCAGAGCTTATCCAAAGTGATCATAATGAACAGTTATGATAAAGAAGAAACAatgcttgaagcttcaaagacaAAAGGTCAACAGGTAGAAAAATCTCCTGAAGAGGTCTATGTGGAAGAGATCAAAATAGACAGAGCTGAAACACTAGAAAATGAGAACCGAAAAGATTGTGGAAAAGGGTAAGCATGACTACTCTCCTAGGTAAGATCATCTAGGAAGCATCTCACAATGCTTATACATGAGAGGATCCACACTCCACTTTAGTGACAACATAATCACAATTGGACCTTTCAATAAattaactaaataaataaaggcaaatttcacggatatcccctataactattcgaaatggcaagtacaccctaaattttgcaaaaatgtCAAAGATTACCGCTATTTTATGAATATTTATCAACTTAGTCAAGTCTGATAGGATTTTCcagttaagttgctgttagttTTTCGataatgaccaaattacccttaaaaaGTGAGAAACTTACCagaatacccttaagggtaaaacccccaACTTagccaaaaagaagaaactacaGTCATCGTTTTCACCTCTTAAAGCTGTCTCAGGGCTGAACGGAGAAGGCGCCGGAACACTATGCGCTACCATGGGCTGAagatggaagaaggagaaggagcgAGAGTGCGAGAGCAAGGCAACCCAAATGACGACGAGATTCAAGAAGAACAGGAAGAAGAGAGGCCATGTTTCTGCCAGCCATGGAAGAATAGGTAAGCACAGGAAGCATCCAGGTAGTCGAGGTAACGCTGGAGGTATGCATCATCACAGGATCTTGTTCNANANANANCNTNCNGNTNANTNTNGNANGNTNGNTNTNCNTNANTNCNANANGTTGCGCAACAAGTTTTACTGCCCCATCGTTAACATTGACAAGCTCTGGTCGTTAATACCGCAAGAGGCAAAAGACAAGGCATCTCCGGAGAACGCACCTATGATCGATGTTACCCAGTATGGTTTCTTCAAGGTCTTGGGCAAAGGGGTGTTGCCTGCCTCACAGTCCATTGTCGTCAAGGCGAAGCTGATCTCGAAGATTGCAGAGAGGAAAATCAAGGAGGCCGGAGGTGCCGTAGTTCTCACAGCTTAGAAGGTTATTTCTTCTGCTAGTTATTGTTGGTTAattagttagggttttaaattttGGAGATCCCCCCCTGAAATCTGTAAGAGAAACAGAGTATGAATTTTGGTACCTTTAcattgggttttgttttgaaatttcAATCAGAATTCTACTGATGTCTGATCGCTTGAATGAATGATCGATGGATTcgttctcaaaaaaaaaaaaaaaaaacaaattctaatctagggttttgaatatgttgaAATCAGATGTTTGTGGAAGTTCACGATCGTTCAAACCTCAAACCTAGGAATATCTTGCTCACTCTGCtcccttcatcttcttcgtctccGATTAGTTGCAGCGGCGGAAATATTGTATCTAATTCCAAGGTGATCGCAGCGGTGGAGTGTGGACAcactttgttcttcttcttctcctccttcattCGGCCAGGGATTTCAACGGCTGATTTTTCTCTAGCATCAGTGCTCAGGTACATCTCAGATCCCCATTTTATGCGTCTCATTCGCTATTGCTCAGTGAACTAAGCTTCATAAAATTGTATTCTCACGAACCTTCGTAAGAATCTTCTTTTGGGTTAGTGTTCTGCTGATATCTTCATTGGTTTCTTAGGTGTTCCGATCTCTCCTGAGTAGCtgttggataatttttttttggttttcgcCTGTCAAGAGGTGAACTAATGGATATCTATCTATTATTGAGTTTTGCTAACATTAGTGATTAAACTATTGGAAGTATGGTGAAAAAAGATAAGGGGAATGAACTTTCTGCAAATGGTTAATGATGAGTCGCTGCAAGTAATCGTCGCCGGAGAAGAAATCGCCGGAGTTGGTTGTCGACAACTTGAGCTGGAGCTGAAGTAGCCCACGGTGGTTGTGCTCTCCTAAGGTGCCTCAACGCGCTCCAGTGGGAAGAGAAATGTGGAAGATGATAGATAATTTTTAGGAAAATTTACTCAAAGGGTAAATTCGACATTGTCACTTTGGATGGTAATTCTTAttaagagggtaaaattatcattttatctTTTGGGTGTAACTTTGTTTAACGTCAGGGAGAAGGTTGacatttttgcaaaatttagggtgtacttgccatttcgaatagttatagggggtgtccgtgaaatttgcccaaTAAATAATCACAACTGGATGGTTAGAGTTATTGGGAGCTAGGGTTGTTTTCCAAACGAGTAGCTAAAACAAGTGGAAACCTTAGAAATTGCATCCTACTACTACAACAACCAAATAACACCACGGCTGGCTGCATTCTTCCATCAACTGTGAACcaaacaaaatggaaatggtCGAATCAGGTTCACTAGTCCAAGTCAAACAAAGGCAATTGagccaaaaaattacaaatcagAAATTCAGAAGATATTGCTAATACCCAATGGTTACTTTTAGCCAATTATAATTTACACTCAGATATTTCTAAAAATTGACCCGGGGGATTCGAAGAGAACCCTAAAACtatcataatataattttttttggtgaatggtACAGTGAGAATAACATATTTCCATCCTTATATTCTCTCGAAGAGAATCTTTATCCTCCtcttgatataaaaaaaaatagaattgcCACCTAGATAAGAATCTAGAATCCACATAAAACATATATTACTCCAATGAAGATTGGTCAAACCAAAAGATTTGGATAAGAGTTAGGTTGTGGACCAAGAATGTGTTAAACACTTAAAGTACCTTGTTCTACCCAGCCGAATCGGTCTTTCTATTACTTGGTCAAAATTAAGTTAAATTCAAAATAaggtaaagaaaataaatcaagaATAGAGGTAGACACATACCTTATTCTAATTAAAGTAAATATACGCATGcttaatagaaataaaatattaaatatgCACTATTTATAGAAATACCATTAACACGCAAAACCTTAACTAGTtgaataaaataacaaagaaataaTATGAACTAATCATGGATGTGTCTTAAAGTATAATATCAGTTCATAAACTACGAACTAAATggtaacaaaaaataataaaataattcaatCAATACTTAAATCATCTTATATGCACGAAAATGCACTTTTTAACCATATTTACTTTATAGGGTCATTTTTTAGTCATTTTACCTGAATGATCTCCAACATCTTTGAGATTACAAGGAATTTCTTAAACCTTAAAATAGAATCTTCTTTTAGTCCTCGAACAATTGTTCATCATCGCAATGAGTACGCTTCTGGGTGACAAAAGGATGTGTCTATATGAGTGTAAATTATAGGGTAATAGTTGAGAACACACAAAAGTCAACCATATCTTGTAATAGGTCCCCTATCTAATCTTGAAGGATGGATTTGAATCACTCATGATAAACTTCATGGCATACAATTAATCCATAAAAGAAATGATTGAGTTTTCACAAGTTAAAAAGAAGTCCCTCACCAAAATCCTCTAATTGAAAAGGGTATTTGTGACCATGAATGATAATGAATGAAAATCAACGATAAATCCAAAGTCCAATTATAGGGTCACATCACCAATGGAAGACTTCTTCCTCCTGTAGGGttgaagaaaaacttttgcTGACATGAAATGAACTTTTAAAATGTTTCTTCCACTCATACTTGTTAATATATGTTGTATGAGAAAAAGATTGCCACAACACCAGTGTACAAATTTTTGTGCATGGTTTGTAATCTTAGGATTGGATCAGTCGATTTGTTCGGATCGGATTGGCATCAACCGAGGTCGACCCCCAATAGGGCCAATATTAACTGATCTGATACCGATCATCCATTGATATGACCGAATGATTAAAAAGTAATAACAatcaattttattaaaaaaacaggGGCAATTCCATCCAATCTGAACTGATTCAGGACGATCTGCATCGATATTGGTTGAGACCAATCCCAATTCGATTTCCGATATCTTAAATTATGCTCCTACGCATTCCCTCTCATATCCCATCCGTGTACTCCACATACTCTTCTTAGCAAAACCCTTTACTGGACGATTCGATTTCTGACCTTTTCCTAGTGGAAAACTACACTTTGGCATTGAAGGGATCCCTCTCCCATATTATGTCAAGATAATTTCATTTCATTATTTAACtatatatcaaatttcaaagccAAATTCAAACAAATACCTTACCATGTATGTTCAAGCATTCTTGTATTTTTCAGCTATTCATGTATACTCTTGTATTTTCATCCAAAGTTTTATTTAACAGCTTAACAAACTCCATTTTAACCGAAAACTAAACAAAGAAACATGAGAGACATTGGGATAGAGAAACCTCAACCACCATGTATGTCAATATATACAAGCTAGGTTGTATTATGGTGTGAGATAGAGAAACCTCAACCACCAAAGCAGAAGAGAATGTGACGCCTGCGTGGCAGCCAACCAGCTCAAATCCCTAAATCACAATGCAATCAAATGCCTAATCTCCATCCTACACATCCAGACAGATAACCTTTAGCTAATAGCTTTCAATTCTAATTTAACAACTTTGTCTTATTTGATCAAAATGTCCCAGAcatcatcattaccatgacGACGATGACCTCTTCCCTCATGCATTCTGTGGTTCCCACTTCAACCTATTATTTTTCCCGATTCAAATCTCAATAGGGTGAAGTGAAACTCTAGAGAAAGCTCACTGCCATACGTttcaattggttcaaagtgGAATGGTCTCTTCTCGTTCTTATACTTGATAGTCAGAACATCCACAGTCATACCCGCTTTATTACCATATTAAGTTTTCATCTTAAAATCAATTGATTCAAAATGGATTGACCCCTTGTGgctcttatacttgatagtcGAAACACCGACAGTCGATGTGGGATTACCTTAATAGATGGATATGTTAAAAGCTCTGAAGTTGCAGCCATCATCCTCAACGACTCTTACTTTGGCGATAGATAATCCTTTCCAAACGACTCTTATGACTCAAAGTCGCCCGTGACGTGATGACTGACTCtaatattaaatattagatacttgaccgatacacTAAAATCTCAAGAACTGATGAAATACataaaatcaaaccctttaacatATCTCATACTAGATTTGTTTAATGTCTATAACCTCATGTACTAGATCGAACCCCATTAAGCACATAACACCAATCCAGTCATCCAGATCCTGATTTCTGTGTTTAATAATAGAGAAAGACAAAGGGGATTGGCAGCTACCTCTCAAAGAATGCTTGACAGAGAGACCAAATGTCATAAAATCAGGCTACCATCATGATGAAATCCATTTGCTTACTAATTAGCAATAGAAATTGGTCCACTTCAACTAGTCCACTGAGATATCCAAACAAAAGCACCAGACAACGTACATATCTCACTCCAGGCAGCGTTACACTTGAACCCATGATTGGCGGGTCCCGAGTCCCGACGCAGCAAATAGTGAAAGCTTTGGTTTTAGGCTCTCTCATCTCAAGGCAATAATGCATGCAAGCCCAGACGATCTTCTTCACTACTTCACACATGGCTAGCTACAATGATAACTGAGTAGAAGTCAActcacgagagagagagagagagacccaatTAACACTCCTAATCTTACCAATCTATCTCAACTCTTGTGGCTGTGGGCATGGCATTGGATTCCTTGACACCTTTTTGCTTGAAAcattcccatattttttttcaagccAAGATATGATTTCCCAAACACGTGAATCAATTAGTTATATATGTTTCTTCTTGCTTGTAAAAGCCTCCACACCATCCCAAGTTTCTCCAACCATGGAGAAGCTCTTGGTTACGATGAAGGGAAGACAAATCTTAATCCATCTTCTCTTTGCATTCATCCTCCTTGCAGTTGCAGCATCACACTCCCATTTCTCCAACTCTATCATGGTTCAAGCTGTAGAATCAGGCAAGCTAccattctcttctctcattTACCTTGTTAGTTCAGTTCACTTTGTCAAAAACTATGGTTTCCAAGTATGTAAAATGAAATAGATAACATGTAACAAAAGGAAAACATTAATTCTTTCTGACTATCCAACATACCTGCAATTTTAATGAATCTTCTTACCTCTTATGCAATGGTGATCACAGCTGCATTCGGGCTTGGATGTCCACAACCCGGATCTCCCTCAGCCTCTGGATCCACCTTGTCTACTTGGGTGAGTGTCACAAATATGTATTCTGATTATCACAACTGCTACACTCTTTTTATCTATTTTAGCATAATACATATATAGCATGTAACTGAACTTCTGTGTACTGTGTATGAATAAGGAGAGAACCAGAAACACGATCCAAGGGAGGAAGACCCGTAAAGTCCCATCTGGACCAAGCCCAATTGGAAACCGGCACCCACCAACTAAGCCATGAATAGATGAACTATGCTGCTTCCACCTTGCAAGTAGAAGAGATTGTAGTTGATGTCCTTTTAGCTGAAGAAGGTGATATATTTTTACTTTTGAGTGTCTTTGATGTCATCTAAAGTATTCTGTTGTAGCAGGATGAAATTTATATTCTGATTCAGATTCAATAAACCTTCAGATGACAAATGCCTGACTACTATTCTTCCATCACACAATTTGATATTGAATCTATAACTCACTAGTCATCCAACCATAAGGTTATAATGCAAATTTTGTGTCTTTTAGCCTTGATATTTTTGAGGATCCGGATTCTGGAGTAAATATCAAGTTTAAATTAAGGAAAATcacaaattgatttttaatgagGTAGAGAACCGCAACAGAACTTGCTTTTCTTCCTTTACTGTTAAGTTTCACccacaaaaatttgaaaaacagAGTTTCAGACTCACCGTGTATCTACGGAGAACAAATGGTCAAACTCACAAAGTAGAGTTAACTTCTAATAGCACGCCAGTGATCCGCAGTCTTGACAACACCAGATGTTGTAGAGTTATAAGAACATAGTTAATGATATCATTTTTCTAACAAATTTCACAAATGCAAAGATAAAATACCTCCCAAGAACTTCCCTCTGAAGAATCACTTCCAAGAATGGCATTCGTCATTATGCATGCCTGCGCTCACCTAAATGGAGGCTAATTTCATAGCATTCATCATTTGGTTTTAGAAGACTTCAATTTCTAGCAATGGTTGTAAGTAAGGACAGTTTGAAAAAACAAATTCTCTCTTGACACCATAAACTATaattttcatttcctttagACTGCCAGTTGATTTTCATGACATGCAGTAAAATGAATAAGCCAACATAAAAATGGCCATCATATATATTAACCTAAGATACATCTCTCACCATAAACCACGGGTGACGAATAAATATACATGATAGGTTTACACCAAGCGTTTCCGCTTTGATCGCTTGCTTCTCCTTGGCCCAGAATAGTCTGGAATCTGTTTGCTACCACTAGAAGCATATGCCCCTTCAAGGACTTCCTCATCCTGCCAAATATAATCAATAGATTTTGAATTGCAAATCCAGGAAAAATCTATTCCAAAATTAGAATATCCGTTGAGAGTTTAGAATGATAGATCACGCATACGCATTCCATCAAATTATATTGGAATTGGTCAGGCTGCCAACCATAAATAGTGATAGGGATGCAACACTACAAAGGGATTCAGtccttttatataatttttctttGGGAGGGGTTGTCAACTCATGCCTCCAGTTCAGATTCTGTATTGTTTAATGCTTATAAATAAGAATGCAACACCCAGTTGCACTAGTGGTGGTTCAATGACCATAACTCcagaatgggaaaaaaaaatcattttaggTAGTGTAGCCAACTGTCCAATACCTACTGTTTCACAGTCAATCATTACCATTTTATGTATGTTACTTCATTATGCCATATTGTCGGATCCAGAACTTCAAAAGATGAACGCTGATCAAAGGAAGAAGGACAAAAGTTTGATTTGACCAAAGCAGACTAAACTAAGGTGAACATTCAAAGTCATGGCAAAAAGATTTTCAGGCTTGCAAGACAATGCTGGAAATTCAGAAATCAACATACTCATTGATTGTGTGCAGCTGAGAAGGGAATGTTGAAATGCTTTTGTAACAAAACCAAAGAGCATCTAAGAAAGCTAGGCATACCCCAAATAGGTGAAGAAACAAAGGAGAGTTTGACTAAGGTTTTGTCAAATGCGGACAGGATAAATAATGGTACACCTGAGGAGTGCTTTCAGGCAGTTAAAGGACTCAAGGCATAGGGTAATGTGAAAAAAGTATGTGGACTGGAAAAACCAAGAATTCTAGAATGTACTTGATGATAATCTTAAGAGTGTACGGCAGTTATGGAATTGGCTGCGACGATGATGATAAACATCAAAAGGAGCATGAAAAGACATAGGAGTAGTTGGGCCCTAGCACTTTAAATTTTAAACACGGACGTAAGATTAGAAACTTCCATTCAATGGCTCCCACTTTGGATACCGGCAATGCTAAAAGTTCTGATCAGCTGATCTAAACATGATAATTTTCAAGGATGGTCAGAAAAATCttgggctatgtttggatgccaagaaaaaaaaaaacaaaatgaaacaaaaatcatgatgatgcaatgattgatttatgcgtctatctctctcctcaaattcaattgGGGGGTTGGCAAATTACAAATCTTAAGGATTACAACCATATAATGGAGTCTCAAGTCTTTTTTAGGGGGTTGGCAAATTTCATTATTTGATTTCATGGTTCCCACTTAGGATACAGCCCCCTATATGTCATTTCCCCACATAGGGTGGTGATTGGCAGCTTCATCCAGTCCAGTTCTAATGCAAATTGTTCTCCACATGCAGTTTACAAAAACACCAAACTTTCTTGGATAAGACATAGCATTCAATAATGACATGTCAGAGTCATACAGGAATTTAAACGTACATAACAGAAAATAATGGCATGTCACAGTCATATTGGAGTTCAAACGTACCTTGTCCTTAATCTCTTCATCAGACTCGTCGTCAGAATCAGATGTAGAATCTTGAGTCTGAACCTCTTCTGCCGGGAGAACtttgttcaattttttcttcttctcttcttcttttagtagTCTAAATCTGTTGTCTGCCGTATTAGTGATTGAAGTAATAAACCAGCTAGGAACTAAGAATACAATTTTTGCAAAATGTAAGACCTACCTATCACCAGCCCGGACTGGCTGAGAAGTTTCTCGTTTTGCACGACCTGCAGTTATGATGTCACTTGCATTCTCACTCACAACTGGTTTTGCACCACCTAAATTCCGTAACCAAACTTGTTGTGCTGTACTGAGGACGTTGTTTGTAAACCTAACAACTCAAAAGAGATTAACATACTTTGAAATAACAGGACATTGTGTATGCAGTGCAAAAACTAGATAATGCCATGTGTTTACCTTTGGGTCTTATTCATCACAAATATAACATAATAGCAGgctcttttttccatttttggaTGATTATTACACCATTGCAGATTACTTGACTAAATTACTGACCTCAGGAAAATTGTCAATCATCATAAGGAGTTTTTACAAAATGTCCCTGGTGGGAATTCTCGAGAGACAAATCGTTTTGTAGTCAACAGTCAGACAAATGGAAAATGGTAGATGGTATGGATACATCAGTAATATAGACATGTCAGTTCCTTGTATGTCAGTGGTTTCTGCCGTGGTGCATCGATGAGAGATGGTAACATAAAATGTTTCTATATCACTCCTCAGATTTCACCATTTTTTTGAATAAGCATAAATGAGATGATCAAGTTATTCCATAAGAAATTACATGGCTGAAGTGTGATATTGATGGAAACATATGAAGTTAGTAGAAGTTGTTACGGCAATGTTTTTGGTAGATAAGCTTCATAAGCATCAAATAAAAGAATTGATAATTAGATACCAACCAGTAGATTGACAATCCCGAAGGAACAGACAAGGAAAAAT
This window encodes:
- the LOC122652164 gene encoding 60S ribosomal protein L27a-3-like — encoded protein: MTTRFKKNRKKRGHVSASHGRIGKHRKHPGSRGNAGGMHHHRILFXXXXXXXXXXXXXXXXXXLRNKFYCPIVNIDKLWSLIPQEAKDKASPENAPMIDVTQYGFFKVLGKGVLPASQSIVVKAKLISKIAERKIKEAGGAVVLTA